One Bernardetia sp. genomic window, TGATACAAGGCTATAAACTAGCTAATCCGAAAAAATATGGGACAAGATAAGGGCTATAAACTAGCTAATCCGAAAAAATATGGGACAAGATAAGGATTCCATCTTGTGCTTACTTTTTCGTCAGCATATGCTGACAAAAAAGTGCGTCCAAGCATAATACTTGAACGAGAAATAATAAGATAAAACCCATTCTATATCTAATTAAAGGTACTTTTTCTATTCACAAAGTTAAAGTTCAACTTTTTATAAAATTATACCAGCTAACTACTTCATACAACCGTCGTTGAGACTCAAATGCAGCCCTCAACAAGGTTTTTCACAAACATTCCATTTCTAAAATCCAATCTACTAAATTTTCATATACACCCTGCACAGCAAAAACACCATTCCTACGCAATCGAAGCTGTGGCAATAAATTAGGCTGCAAATTTACCATAAAAAAACACGGAGAAATTCTGTGCTTTTGGCGATATTCTTTAAGCAGTTTGAAAGGAAATTGAGGTTGTTTTTGCTTCCATTTACTTAAAAAAATAATACGTGAATAGGTTTCTTTTTCTTGAATGAGTTTTCTTAGAGCTACTGATAAATTCCCACGCTGCGAAGTAGCATAATTCATCATGGAATCTTGCAAACGATGTTGAAATGCTGCTGGGTCTTTTTGGTTTTGGGTATAGTATGTATTTAATGCTTCTTCACTCAAAATTTTTAACTGCACAGCATCGTTTGAAAAAACAGATTTTTTATTTTTTGAATTTTGAAAAATAAATGCAGAAAGCCAACTCGCTTTTTCTAAAGCCTTTACTTCAGTTGTGAGGGCTTCATCCAAAATAATAAGTGTTTTACCAAACCTTTTATTATCGTTCTTATCATTGAGAAGCGAAATATTCTGAATAGTTTGTGGTAAAATTTCTTGTAATAATTCTACTTGAATATCATTTGCTTTTGTAAGGTCTGGATATAATGTTAGGAAGTCTTCTTCAAAAGGCTTGCGTTCAAAAATACGTTCTACCTTTCCCCTAATTTCCTTAAAAAAAGGAATCATCTCTTGCTCTTCTTGTGCTGTTTGTTTGTAAATAGAAGCGAGTTGTTTACGTGCTTTAGAAAGTGTATTTTCTATATCTTCCTTTGTTACTTGGATGATATTTTGTATTGTTTTTCTTGCATCTTCCAACTGGTTACGAAGCTGATTCCGAAGGGTGGAGAGTTCTTCCTTTTGGCTTTCTTTTGTTTTGTCCCAATAACTCTGACGCACCTCATTTTGATAAAGATTCTGAAAATCTTCCAAACTAAGTCCTTTTCGTACTTTTTGTTTTTGCTTTTTACTCAATTTGTTTTCAATAACCTCATTGAGAAGATTTTTCGAAGTATCTTTTTCTGTTTCTGTATTATTTTTTAAATGTTGTATTTGCTGTTTTTGAGCATTATTTAGCTGTTCTGTCAAATGCTTATTTACGCCTTTTGCTACCTCAAACATTTCTTGTAAGGCTGCTTGCATAGAGGGGCGTGCCTGCTCCAAATACAGTTCTTGAATATCTTTGAAGGCAGATATTCTGCCACGAATCCTGTACAAAATAGTATCTTCCAACTCTTCTAAATGAGTCGCAATATCTTGCAAAACTCCTTGAATTTCTTCAGGAGAATAAAAGTATAAACGCTTTATTTGTTCTACTTTTTCTGAATAAAAAACGTCTGCCAACTCCCCAAAAAAACCTACTTTTCGACGCAAATTTTTTAGAGCCTGTCTTTCAATTTTTCGCCAGCCTTCTTGTTGTACTAAAGAAGGAGGAAGTTCGCTCAAATAATCCTCTTCAAATGTAGAAAGTAGCTTATTGATGTGTATGCTTCTTTCCATAATATGCGCCATTTGTTGAGGAGCTTCTCTAAGATTTGGCTTATTGATTTGTGTAAAAAATAGACGTTGATGTTCGTCTAGTTCATGAAAAACTAGCATCAGCCTATGATAGCCACCAAAAAAAAGCTCTCCTTCCCATTTTTTAAAAATGCGCTTAGAAGCTACTTGCAAACGGTGTAATTCCTCTTCTTGTTCTGCAATGATACTTTCTACAAACTCTTGTGTATGCAAAATTCGATGCACTCGCTTGACATACGCCTTATGAATCTCTTGATACGACTTGAGAATTTGAAAAGGCGAAATTTTATCTTCTTTTTCCTCATTCTGCTCGTTTTCTAAATACATTTTTAGCTTTTCTAATGCAGATTTTAACGTTCTTGGCGAATTTTTAAAAATCAGAGGCAGATATTCCAATATTTCTTGGCTAGAAAGCTCATCAGTAGAAATAAACTTACTCCATAATTGACTCTGACGGTTTCTTTTTTCTTGATACGAACCTTTGCGTAGATGTGCTTTAGTAAGTTTTTGCTTCCACTCTTTTATGGGAATTGTTTTAGTAAAGTTTGCTTGTAGAAAAGCTTTATCTATTTGCGCATCTAAGTTGGGATGGCAAAGGTTCAGACAGTCTGCCAAACGTTTTTTTTTGTGAGGGAAATCTTTAAAAAAAATTTCAAATTCTTTTTTTACTTTGTTTTCTAAAGAAATTTTTATTGATTTTTTAAGTGAATTTGGAAAAGGCTTACCAAAAGATTCAGTATAAAACTCAAAGAAAAAAACAGCATCTTGAACTGTCTGTAATATTTCTGTAAAAAAACCTTTTTGCCCATTTTCATTTTTTTGAAAATATGCCATCATAGCAAGAATTTTCAAAACTATTTCATCAAACCCTTTTAGTTTTGCATAAAGCAATACATCTCGCATGTGGTAGGGCGAAATATAGGATAAAAAATATGTCCATTTTTCTCTTCCAAAGTTTCCTTCTTGATTGATATAGCCTTTTGTCAAATGACTTTTGGCAGCAGCTTCATCTTCTTTTTCTCCATAGTGAATCGTCAGAATATCTTGAAAAAAACGTTTCTGATAGGGTGAGAAGGAGGTAAGAATAGATGCTACAACTTGTGGTGAATAGTATGTAGAAGAGATGTTTTTTTGCATTTTCAAAAATACAATTTATTATATTTAATTACCAAAAGTAATCATATATAATTTATTGATAAAGTAAAATCTCTATTTTAATCTATCCTATGTAAAATATATTTTATACTTTGACACCTATGATGGTTATATCATCACGCTGTTCTGTGGTCTGTTGAAAATTATCTAAGTAACTTACTAATTGAAGATACTGTTCTACAAGAGGTTTGTCAGAAATATCTTTCAAAATATCTAAGAACTTCAGTGTTCCTATTTTTTCTCCACTCGGACTGTTTTGGTCGACATAGCCATCAGTTGTAAGATAAAACACTGTATCTTTCGGTACATTTATCTCATTGTTTTCAAATGCTTTTTCTACTTTTTGTTTACCTCCAATAGAGCGTCTTGTGCCTTTAAGTGTTTCTAACTCCTGTTTTTCAGCATTTGGAATCGTATAATACAAGGCTCGTTTTGCGCCTGCAAATTCTACTCTTACACTATCTCTTGCTTCAGTCTCTTTATGGAATGCACAAAGGCATACATCCATTCCATCATTGTTTGATTCTTGATTTTGATGAAGGGCTTTTACCAAACGTTTATCCAATTCTTCCAAAATACTAGCAGGAGTAATTTTTGGTATTTCATTGATTATTTCCATAAGAATAGAATATCCAATCATTGACATAAATGCCCCTGGAACTCCGTGTCCTGTACAATCAATAGTAGCCAAATAGGTAATATCTTCTTTTTCTACTAGCCAGTAAAAATCTCCACTAACAATATCTTTAGGATTATAGAGAATAAAATATTCGTTGAATTGCTTATCAAATTCGTTTTGATGTGGCAAAACTGCCCCTTGGATAGTATTTGCATAACGAATTGAATCTGTAATATTTCTATTTTTATCTTCAATCATTTTATATGCCGAAACATTGTCTAAAGCAATCGAAGTATAGGCTGCCAGTGTGCGTAATACGGTTAGTTCTTTTTCTCCATACGCATTTTTTTCTAAACTTTGAACTGTAATTACCCCCACTGGTTTTTGCTCAACAAGTAAAGGAAGATACACAAAAGATTGAGGTACTTGTCCTATTTTTACTTTGAGTTCTTCGCCTGTTTGTTCCTGTACTTTCTCTAATTCTGCATGAAAATTGTTTTCTATGATTTCTTCTTGCTTCGTAAAAGAAATGACAGCTTTACTTTCAGTCTCTTCTAACCTATCGTAATGAAATGGCAGTTCTTCACCATTTTCAATAAAACCAGAAAACTCTAGGCGTTGTAACTTCGGATTATGCAAACCAATACCAAAAAATTCGGCTGGCATAAGTGAATTAACATTTTTATAAACTGTTTTTACTAAATCTTCTTGATTTAAGATTTGTGTAATTTTTTGTCCGATTTCTGAAAGAACTTGAATGTTTTTGTATGACTTTTCTACCTCTTCTTTTTGAAGTATTATTTCTTGATTTTGTTTTTGGATGGCTAAATTTGCATCTACTAAACTTTCTGCTTGTGCTTCAATTTCTTCCTTTTGTTGATTAATTTCAGCATTAGCAAGCATTACATTATTAGCTTGCTGCTCTATTTCTTCCTTTTGTTGCTGAATTTCAGCAGTTCTCTCCTCTACAATAGCTTCTAGTTTTTCCTTATCTTTTTCTAAACGACGTGTATTCCACTTGACAGCCGACCAAATAAGTGCCACTCCTAAAAGACCATATAAAACATAAGCAAACCAATGACGATACATAGGAGGTTGTATTGCAAAAGAATATGCTGCTACATTACTTACTTTTCCATATATATTTTTACCTTCTACTTCAAAAATATAGTCTCCTTCATAAAGATTGGTATAAATAGCTTTTGAGTCTGTTGTCCAATCACTCCATTCCTCATTAAAACCTTTCAAACGATAACGATATAGAGAATTTCCTTCTCCAAAACTAGGCAAAGCAAATTCAAAAGTTATTGAATTGAATTTATAAGCTAAATCTTCCTTTAATGTTATTGGCAGATATTCATCTGTTCGCTGAGGTAACTTAGGAGCAAAACCTCCATACACAATAGAATCTTTCCCAATTTGCACTTTACGAATAAGTATATTTCTAGCTGTATAATAATCTGAGTCTGCTTTTGGGTCGTATCTAAAAACGCCTTCTGAACCACCAAACCACATTGTTCCATCTGGAGCTAAATAATGCGCCAAAACCATCATTTCAGGGATTTTTTTGAAAGGCGTTTCATAAAGCTCATAGCTTCCATCAGCTTGTTTTTTAGCTATTCCGATAGCACCAGAAGAGGATTGTAATCCCGCATACATCAAATTACCATTTTCGCCTTCTTGAAATGAAAAAATATCTCGGCTTCCATCTGTAAGGCTTGTTCCTTCCAGCTTTGGTGCAAGAATCATCCTATCA contains:
- a CDS encoding SpoIIE family protein phosphatase; this translates as MSSSFIAKGQVGKPFIYNYTSKEYKAHVQNWSLTQDSRGVMYVGNGDGVLEFDGQNWRIIPIDGKGAGFSILNKKQGINDTIYIGSVDEFGYLLPTSTNYLAYTSLRHLLDSTLLLSRIAEVYQQKNEVIFYCSSPSLGRSSLIIENEKVDTISYTSAYPWKFQVAQQLYYWSRPKGLQKLSNKEFIDVENKGFYENAIIDFIFPKTNTTTLIGLRRYEVEEDNRLRVTSREIYEVPTETFETAMPKDVTQDYPQFLSFLKKVNFGLSSYSKMIRLKNQDILVQSSQDGLFILDEQGNIKQNINEQTGLLSNAIYEIMLTDKGNLFVAMNKGISHVEIASPISFWDKSTGLDGVVETIHHYEGRTYVGTHQGLFYLDGYKAKKVQGDTPLNTQTWSFVRFAPQNPDGTTEKEMLLVSDNNGIHQISDSTAKRVLRTTATPYEFYKSKKSPNRIFLLHGNGIRAMNYKDGKWELEEYISDLQDDIRMAAEDKEGNIWLGSFRNGAIKIPYYENPDEVSADQIKYYKEDKGFASLKNVLVYPFQDEIIFATEKGIYKYDKATDRMILAPKLEGTSLTDGSRDIFSFQEGENGNLMYAGLQSSSGAIGIAKKQADGSYELYETPFKKIPEMMVLAHYLAPDGTMWFGGSEGVFRYDPKADSDYYTARNILIRKVQIGKDSIVYGGFAPKLPQRTDEYLPITLKEDLAYKFNSITFEFALPSFGEGNSLYRYRLKGFNEEWSDWTTDSKAIYTNLYEGDYIFEVEGKNIYGKVSNVAAYSFAIQPPMYRHWFAYVLYGLLGVALIWSAVKWNTRRLEKDKEKLEAIVEERTAEIQQQKEEIEQQANNVMLANAEINQQKEEIEAQAESLVDANLAIQKQNQEIILQKEEVEKSYKNIQVLSEIGQKITQILNQEDLVKTVYKNVNSLMPAEFFGIGLHNPKLQRLEFSGFIENGEELPFHYDRLEETESKAVISFTKQEEIIENNFHAELEKVQEQTGEELKVKIGQVPQSFVYLPLLVEQKPVGVITVQSLEKNAYGEKELTVLRTLAAYTSIALDNVSAYKMIEDKNRNITDSIRYANTIQGAVLPHQNEFDKQFNEYFILYNPKDIVSGDFYWLVEKEDITYLATIDCTGHGVPGAFMSMIGYSILMEIINEIPKITPASILEELDKRLVKALHQNQESNNDGMDVCLCAFHKETEARDSVRVEFAGAKRALYYTIPNAEKQELETLKGTRRSIGGKQKVEKAFENNEINVPKDTVFYLTTDGYVDQNSPSGEKIGTLKFLDILKDISDKPLVEQYLQLVSYLDNFQQTTEQRDDITIIGVKV